GCACCACCCGAGAACCCTGCTGCCCAAATTGCGATAGCCAGACGGCGCCGGTTGGGGTCCGGAAAGATGTTCCGGATCAGGGACAAGGTGGAAGGCATGAGCATCGCACCGAAAAATCCAAGCGCTGCGCGGCCGGCAATGAGCCATTCCGCGCTGGGGGCGAATGCCGTTGCTGCGGAGACGGCGGCAAAACCGGTGCTGCCGATTAGCAGGAGCCGGCGGCGGCCGATCCTGTCGCCGAAACTGCCCATGGCGACCAGGAGGCCGGCCAGGACCAGGGGGTAGGCGTCGATAATCCACAGCAGCTGAACGCCGGTGGGGTCGAGGCTGCTGGCGATGGCGGGCAGTGCGAACGTCAGTGCGGTGTTGTCCACGGCGACCAGCAGAACCGGGAACATCAAAAGCGCGAGGGCCAGCCAGTCGCGACCCGGCCTGGGGCCGGGGGCGCGGCTGCCGATAGCGGCGGGCGCTGCGGAAGTGAGGCGCTGCGTGGCCGGCGTCGAAGGTGACTGCGAGTTTCCCATGAAGATAACTGTACCGTCTGGACGGTATAGTTAAGAAACGAGCCCGGACCACCGGGCATGATAGGAACCATGGCCAGAAAACCCGTTGCCCGCGAGGCTGTGCTCGACGCCTTTGAATCCCTGCTGATCGAGGTGGGTGAACGCGCCGCGACGCTGGATGCCGTGGCCCGGCGAGCAGGGGTTTCCAAGGGGGGTCTCCTGTATCACTTCCCGAATAAGGAAGCCATGATTTCTGCCCTGCTGGAGCGCATGGACCGGCTGGTCGCCGGGGATTTGGACGCCATGGCCAAAGCTCCGGAAGGCGCCGCGGTCTACTTCATCAAGTCCTCCCTCTGGGCGGACACTCCGCTGGACCGGGTTTTTGTGGCTGCCACCCGGCTTGCCGAAGTAGCGCACAAGGAGACGCTGCACCGCTTCGCGGCCGTCCAGGGGAGCTGGCTGGAACTGCTGGCCGGGGACGTTGGTCCGGCCATGGCCAAGGCCGTGCTGTACATGGGTGACGGCCTCTACTTCAATGCCATGCTGGCCAGCGGCCCCGGCGCCGCCCCGCCCGAAATGAGCGGCGACGTCGACAGCCTGCTGGCGGCCGTCGAACGGCTTCGCGGCTGACAGCGCCACGAGGGCGTGGGTCTGCCTTCCGGGACCGCCGCGATTCGGGCCGTAACGCGCCGTCGGACTGGCTGCGGAGTTTGCAGACTGGACCTGCGCGTAGGACAATTGACGCTGTGACTGTTGTCACCGCTAACTAAATATGCCTTTGATCTGCGGCGGGAGAGTTCTGCAAGTAGGTACAAGCAGGCGCCGTAGGAGCAAACCCTCCCCAGGAATCTCTCAGGCCCATGTACCGCCGCGGCAAGGCAACTCTGGAAAGCAGCATGCTGTCCGTTTGTGTCCCAACCCAGTTGGGGGCAAACCAGGACACGCCATGCTCACCGACGGTGCAAGCGGAGCTGTGCGAGAGCACGGTCCTGCGGAAACTCTCAGGTCCAATACAGAGCGGGGAGGAACCCGGACCACTGCGGCGTACCCTGCGCCGCCATTAGTAATGGAGTTCCTTCGTGACGGTTAGTTCAGCCTCCACCACCTTCGTCGACCGGCATATTGGCGCCCGCCGCCAGGCCGACATCGACACCATGCTCAAGTCCGTCGGCTACGACACCGTGGACTCGCTGGTAGACACCGCGGTCCCCAAAGACATCCGCCAGGAAGTCGCCCTGACTTTGCAGGACGCCCTGAGCGAGGTCGAAGTACTGGCCGAGCTGCGCAAGCTGGCTGCCAAGAACAAGACGGCCGTACAGATGATCGGCCAGGGTTACTACGACACGGTGACCCCGGCGGTGATCCGCCGCAACATCCTCGAGTCCCCGGCCTGGTACACCGCCTACACCCCCTACCAGCCGGAAATTTCCCAGGGACGCCTTGAGGCACTCCTGAACTTCCAGACCATGGTCCAGGACCTCGTGGGCCTGCCCATCGCCAACGCCTCCCTCCTGGACGAAGCCACCGCCGTGGCTGAAGCAGTCCTGATGATGCGGCGTGCCAACAAGAACAAGGCCGCCCATGACGGCAAGACGGTCCTGGACGCCGATGTCCTGCCGCAGACCATCGCCATCGTCAAGGGCCGTGCCGAGGCGCTCGGCTTCGAGGTTGAGGTGGCGGATCTCTCCAAGGGGCTTCCCGACGGCGACATCAACGGCATCGTGCTGCAGCAGCCGGGCGTGTCCGGCCGGGTGTTCGACCACGCCGCCGTCATCGCCGCCGCCAAGGAACGCGGCGCACTGGTCACTGTGGCGGCCGACCTGCTCTCACTGACCCTGATCACCCCTCCGGGTGAGCAGGGTGCGGACATCGCCGTCGGCTCCACCCAGCGCCTGGGTGTGCCGCTGTTCTTCGGCGGTCCGCACGCCGCCTATATGGCCGTCCAGAAGGGCCTTGAGCGTTCCATGCCCGGCCGCCTGGTGGGTGTGTCCAAGGACAACGCAGGCACCCCGGCCTACCGCCTTGCCCTGCAGACCCGCGAGCAGCACATCCGCCGC
Above is a window of Arthrobacter sp. FB24 DNA encoding:
- a CDS encoding TetR/AcrR family transcriptional regulator, yielding MARKPVAREAVLDAFESLLIEVGERAATLDAVARRAGVSKGGLLYHFPNKEAMISALLERMDRLVAGDLDAMAKAPEGAAVYFIKSSLWADTPLDRVFVAATRLAEVAHKETLHRFAAVQGSWLELLAGDVGPAMAKAVLYMGDGLYFNAMLASGPGAAPPEMSGDVDSLLAAVERLRG